One genomic window of Salvia miltiorrhiza cultivar Shanhuang (shh) chromosome 4, IMPLAD_Smil_shh, whole genome shotgun sequence includes the following:
- the LOC131023778 gene encoding protein FAR1-RELATED SEQUENCE 5-like has product MSFDTEDDVYEFYLKYSKRVGFGIRRSKSHKNKFGELVDRIFCCSAQGKRSHDKRDIYVKNARPETRFDCQAKLKVSSRETGKLCVVQFVEEHNHYLSSPNKIHLHKSHRKIAPVAALQIQMANDVGITPKASHDLMARQVGGRENLGFIPDDYKNYLRSKRTRDSRIGDTGGVLEYMQKMQFDDPNFFYAIQVDEDDLITNIFWSDARMRTDYSYFVDVVCFDTTYRKNNEGRPIALFVGVNHQKLTVIFGAALLYDETSVTFEWLFDTFTRAMGEKKPITILTDQDAAMAKALSSIWPETHHRLCLWHIFQNAAIHLSGIFSQFKDFSKDFGACEYDYEEEDEFIAAWNNMLNKYGLENNDWLRRMFKLKEKWALVYGRQMFCADMTTTQRSESVNSIVKRYVNYKHKFLEFFNHFQRLLEDRRYEELKVDFKANTSIPSMVYPVEILKHAAGIYTPEVYKKFEQEWYKSHDSSLECFDDNGLLVKYKITPHNKIHHHIVTFDSSSEKTKCSCRKFEFAGIMCSHILKVFTMKNVMKISSEYIMKRWTRQAKVGFIGDSNLNNFNSDPKILQNLRYKELCGLYVQLVTKASEDEDTYRIVKDGILKMFDMVDGRLQGQELDQHGDRIGLLLNEAQMQTNERNTCGAKGIKSKTKTTSGKRLRGRLKNGLRKKKVGQKRVQPLSSNNLQEFSASSSHQKFGGFPLSMSMTSLLLAQQSLSFGPLQTNDSQQSIGVNK; this is encoded by the exons ATGAGTTTTGATACTGAAGATGATGTCTATGAATTTTATCTAAAGTATTCAAAACGTGTGGGCTTTGGTATAAGAAGAAGCAAAAGTCACAAGAACAAATTTGGAGAATTAGTTGACAGAATATTTTGTTGTAGTGCTCAAGGAAAAAGATCACATGATAAACGTGATATTTATGTGAAAAATGCTCGTCCAGAAACAAGATTTGACTGTCAAGCTAAACTGAAGGTTAGCAGCCGGGAAACTGGAAAGCTTTGTGTGGTTCAATTTGTTGAGGAGCATAATCATTATCTTTCAAGTCCAAACAAAATACACTTACACAAAAGTCATAGAAAAATAGCTCCAGTTGCAGCCTTGCAAATTCAAATGGCAAATGATGTGGGTATCACGCCTAAAGCATCTCATGATCTCATGGCGAGACAAGTAGGAGGGAGAGAGAATTTGGGATTCATTCCTGAcgattataaaaattatttgcgATCCAAAAGAACAAGAGATTCGAGAATAGGGGATACAGGTGGAGTATTAGAATACATGCAGAAGATGCAATTTGATGATCCGAATTTTTTTTATGCCATTCAAGTTGATGAAGATGACTTGATAACGAATATTTTTTGGTCTGATGCAAGGATGAGAACAGATTACTCATATTTTGTGGACGTGGTTTGCTTTGATACAACTTACAGGAAAAATAATGAAGGTCGCCCTATTGCCTTGTTTGTAGGCGTGAATCATCAAAAACTGACTGTGATTTTCGGTGCTGCATTGTTATATGATGAAACATCTGTGACATTTGAGTGGTTATTTGATACATTTACTAGAGCTATGGGTGAGAAGAAGCCGATTACTATTCTTACAGATCAAGATGCAGCAATGGCTAAAGCATTATCTTCTATATGGCCTGAAACTCATCATCGTTTATGTCTTTGGCATATTTTCCAAAATGCTGCAATTCACTTGAGTGGTATCTTTTCGCAGTTTAAAGATTTTTCTAAGGACTTCGGTGCATGTGAATATGATTATGAAGAAGAGGATGAGTTCATTGCAGCATGGAACAATATGTTGAATAAGTATGGACTTGAAAATAATGATTGGTTGCGGCGAATGTttaaactaaaagaaaaatgggCTTTAGTCTACGGACGACAAATGTTTTGTGCTGATATGACTACCACCCAAAGAAGTGAGAGTGTGAATAGTATTGTGAAAAGGTATGTCAACTACAAGCACAAGTTCTTAGAATTTTTTAATCACTTCCAAAGACTTCTTGAAGATCGTCGATATGAGGAATTGAAAGTTGATTTCAAAGCAAATACAAGCATTCCATCTATGGTGTATCCAGTTGAGATTTTGAAGCACGCAGCTGGCATTTATACCCCTGAAGTATACAAAAAGTTTGAGCAGGAGTGGTATAAATCCCATGATTCTAGTTTGGAATGCTTTGATGACAATGGGTTACTggtgaaatataaaattacccCTCACAATAAGATTCATCACCATATTGTTACATTTGATTCCTCAAGTGAAAAAACTAAATGTAGTTGCAGAAAGTTTGAATTTGCTGGGATTATGTGTTCTCATATTTTGAAGGTATTCACCATGAAAAATGTTATGAAGATCTCAAGTGAATACATCATGAAAAGATGGACACGACAAGCGAAAGTTGGATTTATTGGAGATTCAAATCTCAATAACTTCAACTCGGATCCAAAAATACTTCAAAATCTACGATATAAAGAATTATGTGGGTTGTATGTTCAGTTGGTTACAAAAGCTTCTGAGGATGAAGATACTTACAGAATTGTAAAAGATGGAATTTTGAAGATGTTTGATATGGTGGATGGTAGATTGCAAGGTCAAGAGTTAGATCAACATGGAGATCGAATAGGTTTGTTGCTAAATGAGGCTCAAATGCAAACTAATGAAAGAAACACTTGCGGAGCCAAAGGTATAAAGTCTAAAACCAAGACAACTTCAGGGAAAAGACTTAGAGGTCGCTTAAAAAACGgtttaagaaaaaagaaagtggGGCAAAAAAGAGTCCAGCCTTTATCCTCTAATAACTTGCAG GAATTTTCTGCAAGTTCAAGTCATCAAAAGTTTGGTGGATTCCCATTATCAATGAGCATGACTAGCTTATTATtg GCACAACAA